The Episyrphus balteatus chromosome 3, idEpiBalt1.1, whole genome shotgun sequence genome segment TAAGCATTGGGATTATGGTGTCTTcttaatttttagtaaaaaccATTCAATGAAgtagattttacacttttttatacatttttcttcaaaattcttcCGTGCGCTTAGTTGTCACAAAATGTGTAGTAGGTGAAaaagaaaatgtgttttttttggaGGAGCATAACTCGGCTGAAATTCTTGTATCAAATTTTGTGATCTAATCAAGCCTGTGGTTTCGATGGCAACGGTTAATAAGCGAATAGAAAGATTGAGGCCGGTATTCTTAAGAACGCTGAATCCGAAAAACTccgaaattttaatttataagtgCTTGAAGAATACCAAATATAATAGACGGAAGCAAACGGAAGCCAGAGTGTCAAATATAAACAAAGTGTTTCTTTCCGTTCTGTCAAATGGAAAGAAAGTGAAACACGCAGTTCGCAGTCGGATTCTTCCGTAAAGTGCGATATGGATCGATCGCACtttacattcaaaaataaaaatgaacaaaacttAGAGTTTCGCAATTGAGACGTTCAGAATAATAGtgggtcaagtccacttctTTATAagttggatgttttaaggtcttaaaaattcaaGGTTTCGTAATTTTTGAGGTATCGATCTATTGATCAGTGAAACATTAATTTGTTTCTAAAGTTCCGTTGGTTCCTGAGAAAAAGCTtatcaaagttcaaaataatgtacaaatttcaaatggacttcaCCCATTATTATTCCGAACGCCTAACATTTCCATAAAACGCAGTGCTCTCTAATTCGGCTATTACCTATATTTGTGTGGAGTTAACACTGGCGACCATATTAAATTGTGGATGATACATACCCTTTACAAACAGCAACATAGAACAACCTTAGCACGTTTCATGCATTTGCAAAAATGGaccaaataatataaatttaaacttcAGAATTCTATTTACAAACATGTGCTCATCACCCATATTATAGGGTAACACACTAACATAATTCTTTATTCTGGGTTGGTTATGAAAATTATCCTTAAAtataaaatcttctttttttgatcttaattctaaaaaaaaataaaaaagactaaGCCTCTGTACAAAAcattatacaatttttatagtatttaaatctagattctttatttttatatatgattcTCTTAAACAgtcttatttgtttattatagttttttttttgtttttatatccttaatttcttaaactaatgtcctgaaaaaaattataggaaTCCGCACTTATTTTTATACtcatataaaatatatgtacaacatacaaaattattaatttattcatattttaaatGACTTAAAACTTGCATTTCTCAAGAAAtgtgttaaatttgttttgtttttaattatcaaCAAATTCGTGCCGAAGAAAATGATCTTAAAATCGATcgattaaataaatataaaatatatttagcacaaaatatataaatctatagaaattgatatgatagtaacgtttttttcttatttaacgATTACTCGTGGTGTAAGGCACATTGAAAAAGTATCCGGTGGAACTGCAACACATGCGGGATAAGTTCTGATTGAATTGACATCTCTGCATGAAATgtcatatttttgtaaaatgttagCAATCATCACGAAACCAAAACCTTTTACAAGATTTTGTCCAATGCATGTCCGTTTGCCAATACTGAAGGGCAAAAAATGTGGAATGTTCTTACGTAGTTGATACTTTATTGGCATCTCATTATTTGACACTTGATTTGTCTTAGATTGATGGGATTGTACAGGAACTGGTTCAATGAATCTTTCAGGAAGAAATTTTTCTGGTTCATTCCAATAACGTTCACTTGTGTTTAATTCGTAGTTATTAACAAATACGATTGTTCCTTTTGTCACACCATAACCAGCAATTGCAACATCCTCAGTCGCAACATGAGGTACAATTGGCGAAGAGCAATAACGAAGAACTTCAAAAATCGTAGCAACTGTATATGGCATATTTTCCATATCCATCAAAGTGACTTTTCTATTCTCACTTCCGGCTATTAAATCgacttcattttgaatttttcgagCAACTTCTGGATTACGAAGAATATAAGCCAAAGCAAGTGTTACCAAATTTCCAACAGCCGAATGACCACCAATAAAATCTTCCAACATAAATATAATAGTTTCTCTCTCAACATCACCATCTTCAGCCAAAACTTTCAATAAAGCATCAGTAAAATCAACTTCCGGTTGATCAACATCAATATGACGTTCACGTTCATTGATAATTCgttctaaaataaatttacgAATCATTGTCGACCAGttgactatttttttcatatgtCCCGAATAGAATGGTACAAGCCAGGGTAGAAAATCAACAGCATATCCTTGGTTGATTTCCCAAAAGATCTCATCGAATGATCTAACTATTCCTTGGAATTTCTCATCGTCATAATCAAATCGAATTGAACACAtgtattttatgaataaattggCACAAGTTTGTTGAATTAGGGGCTTGAGTTGGTAATCTTCACCTGGAACGATGATCTTTTCCAATCGACCCATGAATTCTTCCATTTCAAAGCAGCCAACTTCACTCATTTTCGAGTAATAAGCAGAAGCGTCCCGTGGTGAACAATGTTTGCGGGCTAAGTTACGACGTTTTTGTTGTAACTGTGACCAATCGCATAAGGCAAGagctgcaaataaaaaaaaacataatttgaaGCATTTGTGATATTCGGATTAATGATTTATTATGCATATGGTGAGAAATCTGTCAGAAATTACAAAACATCACAAGAACAACTGTCAACTTACAAAAGTCGGCAGCCCTGTCAAAATTATAGATCTGAAACCTTACTTAACAGGTTGACAGCACTGGTTTGGTTTGTACCTATTTATAATTGGACCTGTTCAAAGTCTTgctctatttaattttttttaaatacactcctgctcaaatttaacgcacatcatatttattttacaaaaaagtcctactattactttatctcacagtatcgtggttattttctcaaataagacaggagttagcttaaattgaaggtatggaataaaatgtttgtggggaagatttggagaggtatgctgaagtctatctgtcaacccgcgaaccttttagagatgagtcataaattttcatggagtaaactctgcctcacaacacctacggagttagtgagatctcctagacctaatttaagtacccaaagatacttggctgatattctcgaacagcatgcggttccaatcacccctagatttggtccacaaatcagtctgatggacgataatgcatgctagagtggtttgagaatatcttcatgattaaaatatgccacctttgaattgaccacacagatatccggatgttaattcaatagaacatgtctaggaaatgttgaaaaaaatgcatttgcggccgaaattaacctccaagcattcttgattaacagaaaactgcagtgaaagaaaagttacaacaaaaccttcaaaacttaattcgtggaatgaatagacgactccaaattaccatatgcgctagaggagacaatgccaagtattgaataaaattattggaaagaactgtcacgcgtttccatttttttaaattttttttcttaaaaaacaaaaattattttaatatcagttttcagaccttgaattgctaaatttggtttatcttttttttggttaataatactgttgcaatttagcatttttctgacttgctaaacaataagcaaacacaaaaaaatacaacaaataattttaaagccatttcaaacaagatgcaggggtataactaaagaaaaaaaaagtgtgcgttaattttgagcaggagtgtattagGTTTGTTTGTTGACTCAAACGTTGTAAACCGTTGTACAAAGTTGTAATACGTTTTTCCAGTTCTtctgaaaagaagaagaaaagttgAAAAGAGAGGGAAATCAAGAGAGCGAAAAACTCATTTCCattgaaaatcttaaaattaatttgctcATGAGTACTTTACTAGCGATTTTAAATCGAACGCAGTTTCAATGAAATCAATGCAATTTTCATCTACTCGGGCATAAAAGATGTAGTTATAGATAATGTACTAGATCAGCTAGACGGAGGTGGtaaccctactaacaattttgcttctataatgctttacagaagcaacaattgcatctgtatagctttatagaaccaaaattgtttgtcggtaAACTACTattttactagcgattttcattGGAACACCCTTTCATTGCAATGCGCAATTCCCAACAACTCGAGCAGAAGAGTATGACTGTATTTAGAAATAAACGTACTAGATTATTTTACTCATAAGTAGTTGTACTGTACTAGATCTAGATCTAATGAGTAGTCTACTGCCTTCAAATACTTGTTGTGCCACAGATTTTGAAgatgctttttaaaattttaaaacatgcatccgcagtaaaataaaaaataaaagcttgaGTTGAATACTTGAAAAGACAAAAGACTGTATTGCTATtagttttctattaaattttaaaactctcACTGTTTTATTCCACCTGTTGGCTTATGTTAGTAATTGGCactttttctcttaaaaaaaaaataaacaaacaaaaaatgaagacAAAAAAATGCCTTCATTTAATGTTTTCACCTATTTTAcgtaaaaatgaaacaaattaaaacctCAATATATCCAATTTCATATTCACTACGCATAATCTGATATACCTTTTATGTACGTACATATAAAGACATAATGTATTAAGATACTGATATAAAGCAAATGCTCAGATATCTTTAacacatgtttatttttgtttatattccaGACATATAAAGATAGAAAGTGTAACAGAAATTACCTACTTGCGTCAACCGGCAtcgattgttttgtttttttttctagggatgagcttgcagaaaaaaaatattcaaagaaaaaaaggaacaaaaaaaaacagaaataagaacatttaacattgaaattCGTAACAAGATCCACGAATTTATTCGACCTAACTTTTGCGTCGTTTAATTATGTATGCGCTTAACTTGTAGGTgcgaaacaataaaatttattttttattcatttatacaAATCAACTTACGTTGATTTCCAGACAGTGTCCCATTTAAAATTCCACTGAAATTGAATTATACTCAATGAATTGTTGGGAGATGATAAGCAAGCATCAAAAGTAAGGTATAATAAATAAGAACCCTTCTTATAGAGGTGTTATATAAAAATACACATATTAGCATTGACAGATCACGcttaaatgtcaaatgaaaccaaatttataataatgtcCAGCACTTGTTATTGATACATCCGTTCCGAAGTGCGAAAGAGCTTCAGTACCAATCCATTTCATTTATTAAGTAGGTATGGGGCAAAAGAAGTGCTACTCAAGGACGCGAAGCCTACACAATCTGCATTACAAATTATGTCTCTTCTGTCAAAGAGTAAAGTACCAGACTATATGCTTGTGCTGTCAGAGACATCAAAGATGCGCACTAATTTTGCATATAAatcgacgacgacaacgacgacgcgCCTACAGAAAATTGCATTCAAATGCAATATGCAACGCATTGCGCAAACGTAACGTTTTTGTTGTCTTATTTTTCTGCTGCACTCGAGCTCAGTGCTTCTCTGACCACTTAATTCCTCCTGCACTCTTCCATAATTGGATTAAATGCGGTTTTGATCGATAAACAAAAATGACCttgaattgttgtttttgttgcgcTGCAGGCAAAATGTAAACTCGGTTAAGTGGAACGATAAGGTCTCTGGCTCTCTGTGAACAAGTCAGTTTCACTTGCTTCTCCGAGGGATTCCACGCGCACATTCATTCATATTCTTGTAAAGTAGCCATTATAGCTGATAAAACAACACTCCAAAACTCACTCTTCACACACTTTGACGAGTAATGAATTCAAGTTGCCCATATATAAACATACTTTACCTACCCATTCGCACGCACAATGCAGTGGTAATTGCATTGTACGCATGCATAATAAACCTGATTGGGTACAACACCACTTCTTGTTGCGATTATCTATTTCCTTTCTTTATGGCGGTGGTGGCGACCCtgaacttgaaaaatttgttgttgttgttgtctcaTGTCGTCTGGCGTTTTATATATTGAAAGATGTAATTGGTATAAGGAATTCgataatgtttttgtttttatgcttTAATATCAACTTCCGGTCGGTAAGAAAAGTGGTCTGtgtagtttttctttttgataagAGAAAACGATCTTCTTAAGTGAAAGAGCTCAAGAGTCAAGAGTAAATTTAGTTGCTCGCGAGGCAACTCGTTGCAATTTGTATTTGCAATCTCTATAAGAAAAGCTATTAtggatttcttttcaaaatactAACATATTTCGGAACTTGGCAGTGACTATTATCTATTAAATTGTATCATTACCGTTATTACAGGAAAAAAGGAAGAGCCTttaacaagaaatttttttgaaagagtGTATCAaaatgaaagaataaaactgtAAAAAGTTGGTCATGATTATACCAACTTATAATTTTGTTACTATAAAGCTTCACAGCTTTAAAACAACAGAAGCATctttaaagctttatagaagtaaaattgttagtcgtGTTCCAATACTTATGATTATGGTCCATTAACATATCCGAAAAACTGCACACATAAATGTCATATAATCTGTCATAATTTGTAGCGTTTTGTCGAAGTTTGCTCCGTTCCTTTGGAGATGGTACACTACTCAAGAGTAGTTGATCTATATATTTATTACAAGAAAACAACATTCTGTTATCTGTTCTACTAGAATTGATTTCGCTTGAAAGTGCTTTTCCAGTACTATAAAGTTATTAcattgccacctcccaaagggaCAGGGGTGTTATATTTCTTTTCCGGCATTTTTGTATCAGAGTGAAAGTTTACTTTTTGAGAGAAGATGTCAAAACGACATTTCCCTATTTTAGCGTTTCTTCAGAGGTGTTAGACTACTCTAAAATAGATGAcaaagtataattttttcaattttaaagggAAACAAACGACCAAATGGTGGCTTACATATTATGGAAAATGCAACAACTGAAAATATTCAGAGCTCAGCTCAGATCAGacttatctcagctaaaataatttttaaggctTCTCTTACAAGTTCATGTAGGCACCtcttatatttttaattgcaaaagtAATGAAATTAAGTGAGTTagcattagttttaaaaaatacataaatgtagttttaaatgttttttttttagatttgaagATTTTGTCTTAATATATACGAGTGCAAGTTCAAAATGGTTGAATTTACTTGATTTTAAAACTACCGGACATGCATACAAAAAGAACTATAAAACAATAACTGTGCAAAGTTCTCTAACTTGCAAATCGAGAGTAACCGCGAATCGAAACAAATTTCATTTGAATCAAAAAcaacattaaattaaaggttTTTTCTTCCGGGAACGCATGTTTTGGGATTGATTTAGATTGAactactgctaagtacttaaagctgctttgaataGCAAAAGtatttcaaagtagttttaagtaggtACTAAGCACTCAAAGCAGTAGAtataaatgttcccaaaggaacgcagctattttcGAATTCATAATCAGAA includes the following:
- the LOC129915666 gene encoding cytochrome P450 307a1-like, with translation MGFLLTVVLTGTILVIFLYLYLRLVYECIRKVHITKIQQPNKKSLNIANKTIIDLHNNKVPSVTTKTMVLKQAPGPMPWPILGNLALLGQYEVPFQGFTELAKQFGDVYTLTLGTTRCLVVNNLELIREVLNQNGKYFGGRPDFLRFHKLFGGNRNNSLALCDWSQLQQKRRNLARKHCSPRDASAYYSKMSEVGCFEMEEFMGRLEKIIVPGEDYQLKPLIQQTCANLFIKYMCSIRFDYDDEKFQGIVRSFDEIFWEINQGYAVDFLPWLVPFYSGHMKKIVNWSTMIRKFILERIINERERHIDVDQPEVDFTDALLKVLAEDGDVERETIIFMLEDFIGGHSAVGNLVTLALAYILRNPEVARKIQNEVDLIAGSENRKVTLMDMENMPYTVATIFEVLRYCSSPIVPHVATEDVAIAGYGVTKGTIVFVNNYELNTSERYWNEPEKFLPERFIEPVPVQSHQSKTNQVSNNEMPIKYQLRKNIPHFLPFSIGKRTCIGQNLVKGFGFVMIANILQKYDISCRDVNSIRTYPACVAVPPDTFSMCLTPRVIVK